In the Cellulomonas sp. C5510 genome, CGTGCCGGTCGCCACCGTCGCGGCGTGCGCGAGCTGCCGGCGTCCCCTGCAGCCCGGGGCGCGGTTCTGCACCGCCTGCGGGACGCCGGCGCAGCCGGACGCCACCGTGACCCTCGTCGAGGGCGCCCAGGGCCGCACCCGGTCGGCGTCCGCCGCGCGCGAACCGCGCCCCGCCGTGCTGCACCCCGCCTTCGGGGACGCGACGCCCGCCGCGCCCGCGCGCCGGGTCCTGGCCTACGCCCTCGACGCGGTCGCCGTCGGCGCCGTCGCCGGCGGGCTGCTCGCGTGGACCGGGTCGTGGCTGCTCGTCGGTCTCGCCGTCCTCGAGCTGGCCGTCGGGCTCGTCGTCTGGGAGGCGCACACGGGCCGCACGTTCGGCAACACCGCGCTCGGGCTGCGCACGGCCCGCGAGGAGACCCCGTACTCCGTCGGGCCGGCCCGCGCGTTCCTGCGCGGTCTGGTGCTCACCGCCGGCCACGCCGTCGCGGGACTCGGGCAGTGGGTCGTCGTCGCGTCCGGAGCGTTCGACCGCACCGGACGCGCGCAGGGTTGGCACGACCGCGTCGGCCGGGCGGTCGTCGTGGACGTCCGGGCGCACGAGCGCGCCGCCGAGGCCGTGTCGGACGCCGCGGAGCGCGAGCGCGCGGGGGCCGTCGCGGAACCGCGCGGCTCCGCGGTGCCCGGGCCGGTCGCGTCGGTCGCGTCGCAGGTCGGTGGGCCGGGGTCGTGGGCGACGAGCACCCCGGGAGGTGTGGCGGGGCCGGCCGCGCCGCCCGGACCCGACGCGTACGCGACCGGGGTGCCCGGCGGCCCCGCGGTGTCGCCGGCCGCGGCTGCGGGCGGTGCCGGCCCGGGCCCGGGTGCCGCCACGACGACGCCGCCCAGCTCCGTGCCCGCTGCTCCGTCCGGCGCCGTCCCGGCGGGCGCGGCAGCGCACCCGCCCGCACCCGCCGGCCGCCGCGCCGCCCGCGCTGCCGCGGAGCAGGCGTCCCCCGCCGCGGCGGGGTCGTCGTCCACACGCCCGGGGTCGGGGGTTCCGTCGCCGGTCGGCCCGGCCGCGGCCGCGCCGACCCCGCCCACCTCGGTGCCGTCCACCCCGGCGCCCACCGCGCAGGCGCCGTCCTCGGCGGGGATCCGGCCGGTCGTGCCCGGTCCGGCCCCGGTCGAGCCCGCGCCCGCAGCTGCCTCACGCGCGGTGGACCGGGCGCAGCCGGCGCCGTTCCTCGTCACCCTCGACACGGGCCAGGTCATGTCCGTGACCGGTCCGGGCCTCATCGGCCGCGCGCCGCGTCCCACCCCGGGCGAGCGCTGCGACCACGTGATCGTCGTCGAGGACCCCGAGCGGAGCGTCTCCCGCACGCACGCGCGGTTCGGCATCGAGGCGGGGACGTTCTGGGTGTCCGACGCGGGCTCGGGCAACGGCACGACCCTGCGCCTGCCGAGCGGCCGCGTGGTGCCGGTCCCCTCTGACCAGCGCGTGCCGGTGCCGTCGGGCTCGACGATCCAGGTCGGTGACCGCGGCGTCCGGATCGACGCCCCGACGCCGCGCGGCTGAGCTTCCCGGGCCCGATGGATGCCCCTCGGCGCTCGGCGGCCCGGGTGGTCCGCACCGCGTGACGTCAGCGCCGCGGGAGCTCGCCGAGTCTGTTCAGCGAGGCGGGCGTGCGCCGCCCGCCCGGGCCGCGGACGCGAGCGCCATGGTGCGCGCCGCCTGGTGGACG is a window encoding:
- a CDS encoding RDD family protein codes for the protein MELEDQGDGDRGRDVEQTMSAVPVATVAACASCRRPLQPGARFCTACGTPAQPDATVTLVEGAQGRTRSASAAREPRPAVLHPAFGDATPAAPARRVLAYALDAVAVGAVAGGLLAWTGSWLLVGLAVLELAVGLVVWEAHTGRTFGNTALGLRTAREETPYSVGPARAFLRGLVLTAGHAVAGLGQWVVVASGAFDRTGRAQGWHDRVGRAVVVDVRAHERAAEAVSDAAERERAGAVAEPRGSAVPGPVASVASQVGGPGSWATSTPGGVAGPAAPPGPDAYATGVPGGPAVSPAAAAGGAGPGPGAATTTPPSSVPAAPSGAVPAGAAAHPPAPAGRRAARAAAEQASPAAAGSSSTRPGSGVPSPVGPAAAAPTPPTSVPSTPAPTAQAPSSAGIRPVVPGPAPVEPAPAAASRAVDRAQPAPFLVTLDTGQVMSVTGPGLIGRAPRPTPGERCDHVIVVEDPERSVSRTHARFGIEAGTFWVSDAGSGNGTTLRLPSGRVVPVPSDQRVPVPSGSTIQVGDRGVRIDAPTPRG